CAGATAAAAGTTATTGCAGCGTTcacttaataaaaaaaatgcaagaatggtaattaaacaaaaagccAGTACACAATTGTCGAATGAAATAGAATATCTCAGTAGGTTATGGGATGTTAAAGGCGAATTCCAAAAAGAActtgctttttcaaattcactGATTTAAGACTTTATAACAAAAAgatcttttttataaatccTAACTGATTAGTGAAATTAATATAAGATAATATGCTTGCTGGTGAATATTGAATCAAAACTTGCTACTGAAGTGATAGTAGCATTCAACCCTACGCTTAGAACTTGATCTTCACCAACAACCCAGTAACCTACTTTATACTTCTTTATGCGCCAGCGAGTATACCACCGAAGTCTTATaagttttgtttaatttagAACTATACATTAAACTATCAAGAAAATTATCCAAGTAAACAGTGCTGACGCGACCTTCGTGTTCTAGTTTATCATTTATAGAGATTTAGTCAATTGAGTAGATTCTTTgatattcttttctttttgaaaaggatctatttcaaaagtttccTTTTCGGTTGTTAATCTGTACAACTGATTCCTCATAAAAGTGGCAGCGGCACAAGTTACTGTGCCCTTTGCGCCTCTTACTAGGAGAAAAATCCTTTTCAACTTAAGTGCTCTATTCTtgtctttttgttttttttttgcatactGAAACTTATTCCTTCGTTCTGCAACACATTTGCCATAGTCCTATTtctgtttttctttaccCTTTtcgttaataaatttatttactatGGAAAGAGGGACTTTACAACCTCGAAAGAAGGCTCCAAATGGCTATGGAATAACCCCTATTGTTGCTCATAAAACTGGTGAACCTGTACGTTATGAAGTAGAAGATGATTTGAGAAAACTGAAGCCCAGCAGGACAGCTCCAAAGCCTCCAGCTATAAATACTAATCTTGCTGAAGACACCTTTTCCGGTTTCCCTTTATCTCAATCCCGTACAACTGTATCTAGGGTTTCACTTGGTTCTCGTCAGCATAGTAGCAGTTCCATTAGAAAACTTCAGACTAATGTTTCTGATGTGCGTTCATATGATGAAAGGAACCAAAAGAAGTCTGCGTTTGAAAACTTTGTCTCGAGCATGAGTTCGTTCTTAACTGGGGGTGGTAGCAGTCCTACAAGTTCCTATGGGTCAGGCTCTGCCAGCCCTCGCAAATCGACTGTCATCTCTTCTCCATTTGATCCGAAGCATGTCACTCACGTTGGTTTTAATTATGATACTGGGGAATTTACTGGAATGCCTACTGAATGGCAGGCACTACTAAAAGTCAGTGGCATTACAAAGTCGGAACAAGTACAACATCCACAGGCCGTTTTGGACGCTATGGCTTTTTATTCCCAATCCAAGAAATATCTTGAGGAGGGAGCAAAGCCACCCTTTCCCCGTGAAAGTACTGAGAAGCCTTTACTCTCCGTTTCAGCGTTGTCTAGTAGTTCTCATCTTCAACCCACCTCTGCTACAAGCTCATCTTCTCGTTTGTATCCTTCTCGACCTGCTCCCACGCCTCCTGCAAGTTCTTCATCGTCTCCTTTATTATCATCACAAACAGTTAAAACTACTACCTCTAATGCTTCTCGACAACCTTCTCCATTAGTTTCCAGCAAGTCAACCGATAATATAATCCGAAGTCATTCCCCTGTTTTGTTAACGCCTCAAACCTTAAGTACATCTGAAACGAAACATATCCGTCCGAATAACTCGACACCATATCAACGGAGAGCCGAGACTAGCACCAAACCGAAAGCTGTTGCGACTCCTCAAAAAGTGGAAGCACCAAGTGCCCCTCGACTTCAAAAGCGTGCACCTCGACAACAATCCAATGATTCTGCTGTATTGGCAAAGTTACAGTCTATATGCAATCCCAAAAATCCAACACTTTTATATcgaaattttgttaaaattggTCAAGGTGCTTCTGGTGATGTGTATTCTGCTCGCCAAGTCGGCACTAATCTTTCTGTTGCCATCAAGAAAATGAACATTAATCAACAGccaaaaaaggaatttattGTCAATGAAATACTCGTGATGAAGTCACATCATCACAAAAACATTGTCAATTTTATTGACACTTTCTTCTATAAATCAGAGTTGTGGATGGTAATGGAATACATGCGCGGTGGCAGTCTTACTGAAGTGGTTACCAATAACACTCTTTCAGAAGGTCAGATAGCTGCAATATGTAAGGAAACGTTGGAAGGCTTACAGCATCTCCATGAAAATGGCATTGTTCACCGTGACATAAAATCAGACAATATCCTTCTCTCACTTCAAGGAGATATTAAACTTACCGATTTTGGGTTTTGTGCTCAGATCGACAGTAACATGACGAAACGAACGACGATGGTTGGTACTCCATATTGGATGGCTCCAGAAGTCGTTACTAGAAAGGAATATGGTTTCAAAGTTGATGTCTGGAGTCTTGGTATTATGGCTATAGAGATGGTAGAGGGAGAGCCCCCGTATTTAAACGAAAATCCTTTACGTGCTCTATATTTAATTGCTACTATTGGTACTCCAAAGATTAGTCGGCCAGAATTGTTAAGTTCTGTTTTCcatgattttctttctaaatCTTTAACTGTTAATCCTAAGCAACGCCCTAGCTCCGGTGAGCTTTTAAGGCATCCGTTTCTTAAGCAAGCCGTTCCAGTTTCATCCCTTATCCCTTTGATAAAATCCATACATCATTCTGGTAAATAGGCTAACTTgtcaaaaaagtttttgagTAAACATCTGCTGTTAGAAGTTTCGGAATATCCTCCAACGTTTGCTTAAAAACTGTTTCTTCTCacattgtttatttatcgTTAATATGCTTTTGCAGTTCGTTAGAATATATGTACCtgagtttatttttttgcctCCTCCACTAAAATCCATATCCGCAGGTTGGGCAGATTCAAACAGAGTACATTTTAACtacttttttgctttactttaattcctttttctagTGCATACTTTACTTATctgttcctttttttttgtttttttcttactgCCAAGAATGATCTCAGTGACACTTggataatttttataataaatgaGACAATGCTTCTTTCTAAAAGTCTcaactttttaatattcgCAATgcattataaaaaaactaaaaggAAGACTAACTTATCAAAGTATTCAAAATGTAAGTACATGATTCTGAGATTGATCTTGAATCAGTCAAAATAGGTTTGAATCTTTTAAAGCGatgtttcaatttcaattatgTGGAATCTCAAAGTGAAACGCCTGCTGGAATATTtcacaaaatttttgatctACTAAAATTAGTACAAATACGTAGAAAACttcaaataattaaatgGACTATGATTGTAGCGTAGTTCATGAGCTTAAGAAAATTGTCAACATTAAACTGCGAGACTTAATAAAGAGAGAGCGCACTTAGCATTTAAATGTCAAGCCAAAGCAATAGTGAATTTGAGGAGTCTCGTTATACATGGGTTATTACTACTCAACAGCAGACTATAGATTTAGGCAGCAGCCTACTTCTTAAGCATTGTCTCGAAACCAAAGTAACTGGTCTTTAAGTTTCCTTTTGACGACTTCCAATTATTTCAAACTCTTTTCTCGGAGATCGTAAATCTATCTGTGATTGGGTCTACTGGTTTTAGAAAACGGCTATATGCATCGTTTTATAACTATATAATTAAGATCAAGTTCTGCAGTAACTAAGTTCGCCTTACCTTGagaaaacttttaaaatattgttcAGCATTACTGTACCCAACAATATTCTACTGTTCGCGCTTGGGTCGAAAATGGCTCTTTTAAGAGGAAATTCTTTGGCAATTAGCCAAAAAATGTTATCAGTTTTTCAAGCTAGCGCCCTTCCTCATATTTCTTTGAGGATATTTATTTCCCCCCCTTCAATAGCTAATATATGGAATTCCATTTTGCTTGCTGttccaaagaaaaaaacttcTTATACTAAGAAACGAAGTCGCTTACTGTCCGGAAAAGCATTAAAAGACAAAACAGTTAATCGTTGTCCTATTTGCGGGTCTTTTAAATTGGCACATCATTTATGTTCTCACtgttttagaaatattCGTCGAGAATTTAACGAATGAAGGGCATTAAGCATTTCTTCACTGATTTAGTGATGCTGcaaatctttattttaagaaaaaaaatggacTTAACATTAAATATAAGGTTGTTTCATGTAATAGTATTGCAGTTAGTGAATTGAATCTGCTCGCACtacttaaattttttcagtaTTACGATTAATGAACTACAccctttttaaaaatacgCGTATaacaaagaatttttttacttaattttatttgttgaCTATGTACGGTTGAGTATAAATATCATATATTATGCAAAAGAATTTAGAgtgaaaaaataacaaaaaagctGAATATATCTCTTAGCTTTCatcctttttcaatacACGTTTATGTTGTAAGCgtgtaaataatattaaatgCATCGAAAACACAAAAGAGACTATAATCTCATGTAAAGTATACATAAACGATAACAATAAGAAAAAACCAAGCTAGTTTTTCGCCCTCCATAAACCGGAATCAATTCGTTCTCGGCGTTGAGGATCATAACGATTAGCGTTCATTGAATTACGAAAAGAGCGACGAGCCACTTGAATTGTCTTGCTACCTGGAAGACAAACAGTTACACGCAGTGGATGAGTAGGATGAATTCGAAGGGGTTGTTTGGAAGATGAGCGGTATATAGGAACCTTCTCCTCTAATGGTTTCATTTCCTctaattttaatgatttagTAGGAAGAAACCGCTCCGGGTTCACTTTAGGCAAAtgtaaattcaaaataacATCGCCCTTCGATCGCTGAATTCGAACAGAATTTGCATGACTAAGTATCAATCTCGATGATTTTAAAGAGCTCGTTTCCGAGGATACTACATAACTACTACTTCTGGTATCACGACCTTTGGAGTGGCTGTaagaagaggatgaagaaACAGGTTGACCGAGAGCATTAGAATTGCCAATGCGTGAAACTCCTCCATGTTCGTTGGGGACACGATGGGGTAAATGAGCATTTGCGGCCACCCCACTTTGATAGGATCTCTGTTTATATAAGTTATTGTCAAAAATGACATCCTTTATACTTAAAATAACTTCATCAATACTCCGAGACTTTCCATGTTTCGGGGAAGAAGTACTATCATCAGATTGGGGATTCAACTGTAAAGGATCATTTTTATCCGACGTAAATAAAGGCGAGACTTGAACAGGAGGAATTGGATGACTATGACTTCTCCATGAAAGCGGAGTAGAATCATCTCTGGGGCTAGAAGGATCAATTTCTGTTGTCTCTTGGTTACTATGTAGTCCTTCGGGACTATTGGTAATAGACTGAGGCTCTTTAGTGTATATtgcttcaacttttttgcTAGACTCGACATTGGAAGACCGCTCATTAGTAATAGTGGGTGAGGAATTCATCTTTGATGATGAtatctttatttcttcagCTTTTTTACGGGCTCGTTCTCGTGATCGAGCaagttcttcttcttcattccTCCGCCTTTCAATTGCTTTCTGGCGAGCTTCGAGCATAATTTGCTGTTGCTCTGCGCGAAGGTCGTTGATACGACCAGAAGCTTCTTTGTCAAAAcgtttttcattatttttgtgGGCAAAACTTTCACTTGAATCGCTGACGATTTCTACTTTATTGATATGTCTTGGCAATGCCGTagatttttcaacaaattcCTCATGAGTGACATTAGGgtttttcttctcctttGATATTTGaggtttttctttcttcagAAATGCCCTTTCAGTTGGTTCAGCTTCATCAGAAATCGTGGGGTTATGCACAGATACAGCGCTAGTTGGAGCATTAGGGTAAACAGGTTCAGGCAGTGAAACGGCCTCATCTGTAATATTAGAGTGTTCATTAATACTAGCTTCTTCTGGAACAGGGATTTTGGATGGAGCCGCAGAAGATACAGATTCATTCGAGGGTGCAGAAGGGACATGATTTGAAGCAAGAGTGTCTTGACGTTTCACTGGCTCATACCTCCTCGTTTTCGCATCAATCACGACAGTAGTTCCATCCTCAAATTCAATTGTGCTTCCCCAATCGTCATCGTCTTCGTCGTCAATTTCATCCCATTTACCTTCTGATAAGTGAGATGCTCGGCGAGCACTGGTTGGAGAAGGAAGTCTTGTAGGAGATACTTCTTCTGAAACAGGGGTGCCTGAATCTTGAAAATGTTTAGAAATTTTGCTAACACGGTCTTGTCGCTCTTCATCAACAGGTTGCTGGCGACAAGAAGAGGGAGCCGCAGAGGCGGCAAGGGCTTGAAGATTCTTTGTATCTATAGTTGAAAGGGCTTCATGAGATGGatgagaagaagaagagagaGAACTAGAAGTATCTAGTCCTTTAATGACATTGCCATTGGAATCATAAACCGTCCCAGTAAAAGATGCATAGGCAGCCGACATAGAATGGCGAGCAGCCGAagctgctgctgctgcaTATAAGGAAGGGGCGCTTTTCTTGTTATTGGAGTTATTGTCAATGCTTTCAGGAGAAGAAGTCCCAATAGAGGTTGGGTTAGAGGCCAATCTCTCAGCAGAACGAATTGCCCAAGGATTTCCTGGAGCAGTCCTTTTTCCAGTAACAGAGCTCCCTCCAGATCCTCCAGTACTAAGTTTTATGGATAAACGAACTTTGCCATGGGTGCCTAAACCACTCGGGTTGTCGATGTGCCCAACAGACTGCgacgaagaagaaatagTTTGCGCGttattatttgaatttgttGTAATATTTGCGCCAGTATTTGAAGGTGGCACGCCAGCATTTAAAGAAACGGGCGTAGTTTTCGGAGTGGATCCTGCCGAACCAGGAGCCGTTGAAGGTGGAGAAGAGACATCGACTTTCAAAGAGGATATTTGATTTGTCGAAGTATTACTCGCTCCATTCACCGATCCTGCCTTCCCTAAATACGCCTTGTTCAGTGAAGAAGACTTAATTTTCGGTCGCTTAAATATTGAAGATAACGTTTCCGCCGGACTTTCCTTGCTTTCATCTGCTGATTTTATAATAGGGTCATTTTCTTGAATTCTCTCCATGACCTATTGATAGAGACGTTTTTCTCCGTTAACCGGAATGTGTGGTACACAAATGGTGTTTTGAAGAAGCAGAGAGGTAGGGGCTTTCTCTGGGTGGAGCGTTAACGCACCGTATGCGAAGTATGCTCGCTTCACTGTTAATGAGTAAaagtatataaaataatgtcataaataaaggaaaagtcttacaaaataatagaaaTACATCAAATTACATGTACACACGTTCAACTTTTTACAAGTCAAACTACCTAAATTAAATAGAATAATGGATTTTAGCTACACAACTTTAAAGAACTAAAGTAATTAAGCTTTGCTAAAGAAGATTGAGAGAAGGGAGCGACATCAAGAATCTTAATGTTGTTAAGAGAAACTTGGCATATAAGGGGCACACTCAACAAAAAGATAGAACAAACCTTTGTAATGACATACCATTGTTAGTGGAACTCAGATCCAATAACGCTCTGTCAAAATCAGGTTTAAGACTGTTCCCGTTAGACTAAGAATCCCTATTGTTATTAAGATTGACCATTTATAAACGATAAACAGCTTTGTAGTTACTAACTTTCTTAAACATAAACAAGAAATCAACAAAATGAGATGATCTCTTGGACTacgtttgaaaaataagaCCTAGAAAAATTGTGTTCATAATTGTAGGTTTTAAGTAAAGGGAGCATAACATTTGAGCTTAATGTTCTTCATGATGACGGATATGATAGTAATATTCGCTGGCATAAGAAAATACCAAAACAGCGCCGACCAAATGTAGCAAAGGAGCACCGCTAGCATTCTTCCCAAGATACTTTTTATAGTACCAACTAAAGAAACTGTTTGAGCTCTTTTTAGGAGCTGGTCCATGCGGTAAGCGGGAATAAAAATCGACAATTCTTCCCATCCTAGCAGAGCTAGGAAAAGCATTCAAAGCCTATCTTAGTTAGATTTTCGTTTATATTTatcacttttttaattaatctTACTGTAGGATTCGCTACTTGAGGGGGAATAAACGATTTCAAAGGAAATGGAGCCATGATTACAATTAAGTTAAAGTGAATATGGTGATGTTCAATTCCCGTCGTATATAGCAAAGGAACTTGCAATGAATGGTtaatggattttttttttcttaaacaaaaatagcgtattgttttgtaaatttcgttaaacgttctaaaaaatcagggatttttttctttcttctataAGAAACTATCCTTGCTAAtttgctatttttttacttttcaaattctgTTTGTTattagtttattttttaagactTCATAGCTGCTTTCACAATTAGTTACTTCAGTCAAGTACTCGTCAGCATGAAGTAAAGGCATTCTAAAAACTACAAGTAGATAGATA
This region of Schizosaccharomyces pombe strain 972h- genome assembly, chromosome: II genomic DNA includes:
- the atp17 gene encoding F0-ATPase subunit F, producing MAPFPLKSFIPPQVANPTALNAFPSSARMGRIVDFYSRLPHGPAPKKSSNSFFSWYYKKYLGKNASGAPLLHLVGAVLVFSYASEYYYHIRHHEEH
- the mrpl32 gene encoding mitochondrial 54S ribosomal protein bL32m; amino-acid sequence: MALLRGNSLAISQKMLSVFQASALPHISLRIFISPPSIANIWNSILLAVPKKKTSYTKKRSRLLSGKALKDKTVNRCPICGSFKLAHHLCSHCFRNIRREFNE
- the shk1 gene encoding PAK-like kinase Shk1, which gives rise to MERGTLQPRKKAPNGYGITPIVAHKTGEPVRYEVEDDLRKLKPSRTAPKPPAINTNLAEDTFSGFPLSQSRTTVSRVSLGSRQHSSSSIRKLQTNVSDVRSYDERNQKKSAFENFVSSMSSFLTGGGSSPTSSYGSGSASPRKSTVISSPFDPKHVTHVGFNYDTGEFTGMPTEWQALLKVSGITKSEQVQHPQAVLDAMAFYSQSKKYLEEGAKPPFPRESTEKPLLSVSALSSSSHLQPTSATSSSSRLYPSRPAPTPPASSSSSPLLSSQTVKTTTSNASRQPSPLVSSKSTDNIIRSHSPVLLTPQTLSTSETKHIRPNNSTPYQRRAETSTKPKAVATPQKVEAPSAPRLQKRAPRQQSNDSAVLAKLQSICNPKNPTLLYRNFVKIGQGASGDVYSARQVGTNLSVAIKKMNINQQPKKEFIVNEILVMKSHHHKNIVNFIDTFFYKSELWMVMEYMRGGSLTEVVTNNTLSEGQIAAICKETLEGLQHLHENGIVHRDIKSDNILLSLQGDIKLTDFGFCAQIDSNMTKRTTMVGTPYWMAPEVVTRKEYGFKVDVWSLGIMAIEMVEGEPPYLNENPLRALYLIATIGTPKISRPELLSSVFHDFLSKSLTVNPKQRPSSGELLRHPFLKQAVPVSSLIPLIKSIHHSGK